Below is a genomic region from Acinetobacter tibetensis.
GGGGTGAAAATTGAACTGATTATTCGTTCGATTTGCTGTTTGGTTCCACAACTGGAGGACTTGTCCGAAAATATTCGAGTGCGATCCATTGTAGGACGTTTCTTGGAACATACCCGCGTCTATTATTTTGAACAGGGTGGTGAAAAGAAACTGTACTGTGCCAGCGCAGACTGGATGGGGCGTAATTTATTTTCGCGTGTTGAAACTTGCTTCCCCATTTTAGACTCGAAAATCAAAAAACGTATTCTGCAAGATGGCTTACTCAATTATTTGTCGGATCAAAAAGGCACGTGGGAATTGCAGTCTACAGGAGAGTGGATTCCAGCCTACGTTGCTCCAGATGAAGTGCCGCATTCAGCGCAAGAGTTCTTAATCAGCAAAAGCCTACAAAAAATTTAATCTTTAAGACAGCATAAAAAAGCTTGACACGAGTCAGGCTTTTTTATTGCAGCAAGCTTATGAGGCTTTAGATTGTTTGCCTTTCAGAATCTCAGTTCTTAAACTTTGTGCCAATTCGGCTGTACTGCTATCCATCCCATTGACCATAAAGGCATGACGAGTCAATACATTGGTCGGATTCGGCAAGGACACCAAGTCATAATGCTCGCTGATATCCTTTAACAATTCATTGTTCAAATGCACTGCGCTTTCTTTGGCAGACAGTTGATGAACCAAACGCTCAGCCGCTTGCACGGCAGACAACTGCATGGCGTCTACCGACGAAGAAATAGCACTGCGGGTTTGTAAAACGAAACGTTTTTCTTCACGGTAGCGTTTATATAAAACTTCCGACAATAATTGGAACACTGAACTAATCATCACCAGACAAGGCACGGCATCAGGCATGTCAGCCGATAGGGTAATGGTTGCCCCTTGTGCGCTGAATTGCTGCACCGTAGTAATGTCAGAACGATTCAATTTATAGTGCTGAACAGCAAGCTCAATACTTTTGTTCAAGAAAATCTGGCACAAATTGAAATAAGGTACAGATACCGTCTGATTGACTGAATCGAGGAGTTGCTTCGGATCATAATATTGAATGTTCAATGCGACCGAGCAATCATCCAAAATCACAGGTTTAATTTCTTTGGCTTTATTTTTATTCTGGAACTGTTGTTGGGCTTGAGCAATGGTTAACGCAGCATTATGTTTCTCTTGCTCAAGTGCTTGAGTTAAGGCCTGAATTTCATGTTTTAAGCGGGATTCATTATTAATGCGTGCTAAATATTCTGTACGGCTTGGGCGCGCAATAGCACGGTAACCTAACCACAGTAAGCCGTGAATAAAAAACGAGAACAAAATGGCCAACCATTGAGTCCGTAAAATTTCACCAATGCTAGGTTTGATCAGAGTAATTTCAATGGTGCCGACTTTTTTCTCATTTTGTAAGGCATCACGAACAAAGACTTCACCATCACGCGTTTTGGATAAACCGCCTGTGGCCAAAACCTGATTAGTACCATCTAAAATTCGAATAGAGGCGACACTTGGATTTGTGGCGTAACGATTTACCAATAAGGCCAGTGATACTGTATTGGCAGGTTCAAGTTCCGATAAACTGTCTGTGACCAACTGACTGGTCATCAACTGTCCCTGATTCGCACGGTTTTCATTTAGTTGGTGAGTGGTTGCAATCACCAATAAAAAGGTATGAAGTGCAAAACTTATTATCAGTAGGCTAGCAAATAGCCCTTGTCTAGGCGCATTCAACGTAAACTTCCAAGGCAATTCTATTCAAATTCGATTATGATTCTCACAATAGTTGTAGCTCAGACTCGAGTCAATTCATGCGAGAAATCATTCTTATATCATTTTTAGGACCCGACCAACCTAATCAATTCACTCGATTAATGCAGGTTTTGTCCACTCATTCCTTACAAATTCTAGATGTTGGACAAGCCGTCATCCATAATCAACTGACTCTAGGTATTGTTGTTTCGTCAGATGACCAGACTGCAACAGCATTAGCCATGAAGGAAATTCTGATTCTAGCACATGATATCGGCTTAACAGTGCGCTTTAAACCGATCTCTGCAACAGAATATGATCAATGGGTAAGTGAAGGTGGACGTACACGCTATATTGTCACGGCTTTGGCGCCAGAACTGACTGCTGAGCATTTACAAGCTGTTACCAATATTGTGTCGAACCAAGGTTTTAATATTGAAACAGTGATCCGTTTATCGGGTCGTCCACAGCTACAAAACCAGTCAGAAGGACCAAAACGTTCTTGTGTACAGTTTGGTCTGAGCGGGCAAATGTTAGATGCAACCGCAATGCGTGCAGCTTGCTTACGTTTGTCCTCAGAACTCAGTATTGATATTGCGGTGCAAGAAGACAATGCTTACCGTCGCAACAGCCGTTTAGTGTGTTTTGACATGGATTCGACCCTCATTGAACAAGAGGTGATTGATGAATTGGCGATTGAAGCGGGTGTGGGTGAGCAAGTTGCAGAAATTACTGAACGTGCCATGCAAGGGGAGTTGGATTTCCAACAAAGCTTCCGCGCGCGTGTTGCATTATTAAAAGGTTTGGATGCTTCGGTATTACCTAAAATTGCGGAACGCTTGACCATTACGGAAGGCGCAGAACGATTAATTACAACATTAAAATCATTGGGTTATAGAACAGCAATTTTATCAGGTGGCTTCCAGTACTTTGCCGAGTATTTACAAGCCAAACTTGGGATTGATGAAGTGCATGCCAATGTACTAGATGTACAAGATGGCCATGTCACAGGTGAAGTCAAAGGACATATTGTCGATGGCGCACGTAAGGCATTTTTATTGCGTGAACTGGCAGACAACATGGGTATTTCACCAGAGCAAACCATTGCAGTGGGGGATGGTGCCAATGATTTACCAATGTTGTCTTTGGCGGGTTTAGGCGTTGCTTTCCGTGCGAAACCTTTAGTCCGTCAGAATGCCAATCAGGCGATTTCAAGCGTGGGACTGGATGGTGTTTTATACCTGTTGGGTGTGCATGATAAAGATCTTAACTGCGTGTAACCATTACAGTTTCATGAAAAAAACGCAATCTTAGGATTGCGTTTTTTGTTTTCTTCTGCGTGACTTTTGTATTAAAAAATCATCTAACGATTGGTCACAATCTGCTTCATATCGGGTGTCCAAAAAATATTTTTTTCGTTGAAAAACCCCGTTGTTTTTTTGTAATGACACGCCAACTCATGGCATATCTTGCTTCCATTCAAGTCGAAATGACAAAAAATGTAATGACAAAATAATATTGCGACAAGGTATGTCGTTCAATAAAAAAGCATGCCTTTTTTTCTGTTTAAAACTGCTCATAATGCTTGCATAGAGATACAGATAAACAAATTTCACAAAATTAATATAGGTCGTGAGAATTACTGGTCGGGTCCCTGCCCAGACACGATTTCCATTGAAGACGGAGGTTTTTATGGTCACAGCGAATTTAGCAACCATAATTGGCTTGAGTTGTGTGGCTGTTGCACTGATTGCTGTTTTCTTCTCGCCTTATCGTCGTTGGCTGAGCTTTATGTTCGCAGGTATGATGTTCTGGGGCTTGCTAGAAATGATTCGACTGAGCATTCAGGTCGTGTTTGATTTACCTATGGCGTATAGTTATCTGGCTGCGGTGAGCTTATCCATGACGATGGTGACGCTATTATTGTTCCGAGAAGATCGCCGTGCTGAACGTGCTTTATCAAAGCGTCGTTACATTGAACATACCCCTGTATATGAAGATGATCAACAGTACAGTAGCCGTTAAGCGTTGACGGCTCCTTTTCAGCCAAGATGGGAGGGAGCTAAGTTCCAAGGCAGTTTGGACAATCAGAAAATAACAATAAGTATTACCATACTAGGCTGAATGCTGATGATGCAGTTCATACGTGTAGAAATAGGTAAGTTTTGATTTTTAGTCAGGACAGTTGTGATTTAGCCAATCTAAGGGTTTAAACTTTTATATGCTGATTTACGCATGCGACAAAAAGACTGTGATTTTGTGATCAACATAAAATTTTTGTTTGTGACTTTAGCGCTCAGATTGGGATTGTTATACAAAGCCTAGCTTCCATCAGAATTAAGTTATGGTAGGATGGAGCAGTCAATTTTTCTACAATTACAATAGGCTTTAAACGTCATGAAACTGTCTTCAATTCCAGTTGTCAAACTACCTTTGGTCGATGTGAGCACGGATCCACTTGATCTTTTAGTGGCGAGTTTAGTGTTGCGCATGAAACAACTGGCTCGTACCAGCCCAAAATTTATTGAGTTGATTCATGAGCGTCAATTTCGCATCCAAATTGGGACTGACCAAGGTGTAGCGCGTCAAATTATTATCAACAATGGACAAATTGATACAGTTTCAGGTGATGCAGAGAAAGCCGATTTTATCCTGCAATTTGTAGACAGCGAGCAAGGTGTGAAAACCTTACTGAAAGGTGATCCATCGGCATTCATGACGGGGATGCAAAATGGCAGCATCAAAATGGAAGGTGACTTCAGCTTATTGGTTTGGTTTAACAAAGTTGCAAAATTGATTCCACCAAAATTACCAAAACCAGTGAAAGAGAAAATTCAATTGGCGCGTCAATTCTTAAAAGAAAAAACAGGTCGATAAGTCTTAAATTGCGAAGCAATAAAAAAGCCTACAACTCACTGTAGGCTTTTTTATTGCGGAATTTTTCATTCAACTTCAAGCTGAAAAGTCACAGGACCGTCATTAATTAAATGCACTTTCATGTCTGCTGCAAAAATGCCCGTTTGTACTTGTTCAAACTGAGATTTGGCATAGTCCACCAATTGCTCATACAAGACTTTGGCAGCATCAGGCGGCATTGCAGGGCCAAAATCTGGGCGTAAGCCTTTTTGTGTTTGCGCCATCAGGGTAAATTGCGACACCAACAATAAACCACCTTGAGCTTGTGCCACGTTCCAGCCCATTTTGCCTTGTTCATCATCAAAAATGCGGTACTTGAGGATTTTATCAATCAGCTTTTTGCCTTTTTCAAGCTGATCCTCTTTGCCGATTCCCAAAAAGACCAGCAACCCATGTTGAATTTCACCCGTAACTTGACCGTCGACGATCACTTTGGCTTCAAGTACTCGCTGTAATAAAGCACGCATGAGAATCCCTCAATGTTAATGTGGCAGGCATTGTAGCAAAGATGACTTTAGCAGGGGTTTTGAGACATCTTGATTTGGTGAGTTTTCTGCAATCAATGGCTTTTTTCAGCTTGAAAGTGTGCTTTAATGCTAGAAGTTGATAAAAACTGAACCTTTATGTCTGCAATTATTCACTCACTCCTCGATACTGACTTATATAAGTTCACCATGTTACAAGTGGTGCTGCACCAGTTCCCGCAAACACATAGTGTTTACCACTTCCGTTGCCGTAATTTGGATGAAACGGTGTATCCCTTGGTGGATATTTTGCAAGATTTGAATGAGCAACTGGATTATTTGTGTCAGCTTCGGTTTAAAGAAGATGAATTGCAATATTTGCGTGGCTTACGTTTTATTAAAAGTGACTTTGTCGATTATCTAGAATTATTCCAGTTAAAACGCCGCTTTATTCATGCAGATGTCGATCAAGAAGGTCGATTAGACATTTGGGTGGAAGGTCCCATGGTGCAAGCCATGATGTTCGAGATTTTTGTTTTGGCGATTGTGAATGAACTGTACTTCAAACGCATTCGTACGCCAGAAGTGCTCGAAGAAGGCGAGCGTCGCCTCAAAGCCAAAATTGAATTTATTCAACAGTGTGAACAGCAGCAGCGCCCAGAAGATCCGCCTTTCTTGGTATCGGATTTTGGTACCCGTCGTCGCTATAGTTTGACTTGGCAAAGGCAGGTGATTCAGGCATTTCACCAAGCAGTACCGAATGTTTTTCGTGGCACCAGTAATGTGTTGTTGGCAAAAGAATTAGGAATTTCACCCATTGGCACCATGGCGCATGAGTTTTTACAAGCTTTTCAGGCGCTAGATGTGCGGCTGCGGGATTTCCAAAAAGCAGCATTAGAGACTTGGGTGCAAGAATACCGTGGGGATCTAGGCATTGCCCTGACCGATGTGGTGGGAATGGATGCTTTCCTACGCGATTTCGATTTGTATTTTGCCAAATTATTCGATGGTTTGAGACATGACAGTGGCGACCCTTTTGTTTGGGGGGATAAAGCCTATGCGCATTACAAAACCTTGAAAATTGACAGCAGAACCAAAATGCTGACCTTCAGTGACGGTTTAAATTTACAAAAAGCTTGGGCATTACATCAATATTTCAAAGACCGTTTCAAAGTCAGTTTTGGGATTGGCACCAATTTGACCAATGATATGGGGCAGACTCCATTGAATATTGTGTTGAAGTTGGTGGAATGTAATGGACAATCGGTGGCGAAAATTTCAGATAGTCCAGGCAAAACCATGACCGATAACGATACCTTTTTGGCCTACTTACGTCAGGTTTTTCAAATTACAGAGCCTGCGCATTAATTGATTTATATTGCTGATTTTCTGCAATGATCTCTAGGAAAATCGGCAGTTGGTAGACATGGGCTTATGCTAAGATCAAGCTGTTGCCAGAACAAAACGTGTAAAAAAGATGACGGAATCTACGCTAAATTTGGGTTTATTAATCGAGGTGGAAGAGCTACTTCCACATTTAGACAATGAAAAATTACGTATCGTGGATTTAAGTCGACGTTCAGTTTATGAGCAGCTACATATTCCACATGCCATTCCGCTTAAGCCCGCACAATTGCTGCGCCAAGAAGAAAATACCACAGGATTATTACCTGATGCTGAAGGCTTGACTGCGCTGATTCAGTATTTGAATATTAGCCCTGAGCATCATGTGGTGGTTTATGATGATGAAGGTGGTGCTTGGGCAGGACGCTTGATCTGGAATTTGCATTGCTTAGGTTTTTATAATACCTCGCTGCTCAATGGCGGTATTCATGCATGGTTAGGGCAAGGTTTTCCCACCACTTCAGAACAGGAGCAATTCGCCCCTGTAGAATCCTTAGTGCAAGTCAATTTGGCTGCGCAAGATCAAGTCCGAATTGAATATCCCGAGTTGCTGTCTTTGGTACAGCAAAACGCCATTCAGCT
It encodes:
- the pncB gene encoding nicotinate phosphoribosyltransferase — protein: MSAIIHSLLDTDLYKFTMLQVVLHQFPQTHSVYHFRCRNLDETVYPLVDILQDLNEQLDYLCQLRFKEDELQYLRGLRFIKSDFVDYLELFQLKRRFIHADVDQEGRLDIWVEGPMVQAMMFEIFVLAIVNELYFKRIRTPEVLEEGERRLKAKIEFIQQCEQQQRPEDPPFLVSDFGTRRRYSLTWQRQVIQAFHQAVPNVFRGTSNVLLAKELGISPIGTMAHEFLQAFQALDVRLRDFQKAALETWVQEYRGDLGIALTDVVGMDAFLRDFDLYFAKLFDGLRHDSGDPFVWGDKAYAHYKTLKIDSRTKMLTFSDGLNLQKAWALHQYFKDRFKVSFGIGTNLTNDMGQTPLNIVLKLVECNGQSVAKISDSPGKTMTDNDTFLAYLRQVFQITEPAH
- the serB gene encoding phosphoserine phosphatase SerB, translated to MREIILISFLGPDQPNQFTRLMQVLSTHSLQILDVGQAVIHNQLTLGIVVSSDDQTATALAMKEILILAHDIGLTVRFKPISATEYDQWVSEGGRTRYIVTALAPELTAEHLQAVTNIVSNQGFNIETVIRLSGRPQLQNQSEGPKRSCVQFGLSGQMLDATAMRAACLRLSSELSIDIAVQEDNAYRRNSRLVCFDMDSTLIEQEVIDELAIEAGVGEQVAEITERAMQGELDFQQSFRARVALLKGLDASVLPKIAERLTITEGAERLITTLKSLGYRTAILSGGFQYFAEYLQAKLGIDEVHANVLDVQDGHVTGEVKGHIVDGARKAFLLRELADNMGISPEQTIAVGDGANDLPMLSLAGLGVAFRAKPLVRQNANQAISSVGLDGVLYLLGVHDKDLNCV
- the dtd gene encoding D-aminoacyl-tRNA deacylase, with product MRALLQRVLEAKVIVDGQVTGEIQHGLLVFLGIGKEDQLEKGKKLIDKILKYRIFDDEQGKMGWNVAQAQGGLLLVSQFTLMAQTQKGLRPDFGPAMPPDAAKVLYEQLVDYAKSQFEQVQTGIFAADMKVHLINDGPVTFQLEVE
- a CDS encoding SCP-2 sterol transfer family protein, producing MKLSSIPVVKLPLVDVSTDPLDLLVASLVLRMKQLARTSPKFIELIHERQFRIQIGTDQGVARQIIINNGQIDTVSGDAEKADFILQFVDSEQGVKTLLKGDPSAFMTGMQNGSIKMEGDFSLLVWFNKVAKLIPPKLPKPVKEKIQLARQFLKEKTGR
- a CDS encoding sulfurtransferase, with protein sequence MTESTLNLGLLIEVEELLPHLDNEKLRIVDLSRRSVYEQLHIPHAIPLKPAQLLRQEENTTGLLPDAEGLTALIQYLNISPEHHVVVYDDEGGAWAGRLIWNLHCLGFYNTSLLNGGIHAWLGQGFPTTSEQEQFAPVESLVQVNLAAQDQVRIEYPELLSLVQQNAIQLWDCRTEDEYTGLRLAARRGGHIPNARHFEWSTALNRENHLKLHALERTQQRLEQQGFNLQEPVVVYCQSHHRSGLAYILGRVLGWNIRAYDGAWSEWGNRLDSPIVTGELPS
- the aciT gene encoding ciprofloxacin tolerance protein AciT; the encoded protein is MVTANLATIIGLSCVAVALIAVFFSPYRRWLSFMFAGMMFWGLLEMIRLSIQVVFDLPMAYSYLAAVSLSMTMVTLLLFREDRRAERALSKRRYIEHTPVYEDDQQYSSR